ACGTCTTGATCGTCAGAATGGAGTTGAAAATAACCATGAGTCTAgacaagaaaatgaaaatggcgAAGAAGGTGAAGGTGGACTACGTAACCGGCCCATGACTCTAGCCACTTTCTTGAAGATAAATCCGCCTCAATTCCATGGGAACACTAGTGCTACACGAGCTGATGACTGGTTTAAAGAAATAGGACGAGCAATGCGAGCCCAACAAGTCCCCGAAGGACAGCGAGTGGAATTTGCTGCTTATATGTTGAGGAATGACGCGCAACATTGGTGGCAGGGAATACTCCAACTACTAGGAAGAGAAGCTATTGACATCTCCTGGGAGGAATTTTCAGTTGAATTTTATAAGAAGTATTTTCCTGAGTGTTTTCGCACCGCTAAGGAATTGGAGTTGCTTCAGTTGAAACAAGGAAACATGACCGTCAGTGAATACACTTGCAACTTTGAAGAGTTATGCCGGTTCTCAAACGTTTGTCAAGGAGCACCAGCTGCATATGAGAAATGGAAGTGCATCAAGTTCGAGGGAGGACTTAGAGAAGAACTGTTATCTCATGTgggttggtggacgaaattgtgatcaataataatttcaggcactgttagagaagctttttctttccacaactccgttcaactaaccagcaagtgtactgggtcgtccaagtaataaaccttacgtgagtaagggtcgatcccacagagattgttggtatgaagcaagctatggtcaccttgtaaatctcagttaggcagattaaattggtttatgggttttcgaaaatagaaataagagaatagattataaaaaggatagaagacttatgcagattcatcggtggaaatttcaaataagcgaatggagatgctgtatggctcaaggacgcctgctctcctactgcttctactcaatctttcttactcctttccatggcaagctttgtataggggttcaccatcagcggtggctactttcaatcctctcgggaaaatgatcctatgcactgtcactgcacggctaatcgtctggaggcatcacccatggctgatggctacatcccatcctcgcagtgaaaactacgctcacgcNNNNNgatcctcataaatgccgccatctatctagcttataccacgaagattctgttggagaatctaagagatacacattcaagctcttgttgcatgtagaacggaagtggttgtcaatcacgtgcgttcataagtgagaatgataatgagggttatctaactcatcacattcatcatgttcttgggtacgaatgaatatcttggaataagaataagagagatttgaataaaagataatagaatttcattaatacNNNNNNNNNNNNNNNNNNNNNNNNNNNNNNNNNNNNNNNNNNNNNNNNNNNNNNNNNNNNNNNNNNNNNNNNNNNNNNNNNNNNNNNNNNNNNNNNNNNNNNNNNNNNNNNNNNNNNNNNNNNNNNNNNNNNNNNNNNNNN
The genomic region above belongs to Arachis duranensis cultivar V14167 unplaced genomic scaffold, aradu.V14167.gnm2.J7QH unplaced_Scaffold_96933, whole genome shotgun sequence and contains:
- the LOC107472423 gene encoding uncharacterized protein LOC107472423, coding for MAAAVRESIAATNRVAERLDRQNGVENNHESRQENENGEEGEGGLRNRPMTLATFLKINPPQFHGNTSATRADDWFKEIGRAMRAQQVPEGQRVEFAAYMLRNDAQHWWQGILQLLGREAIDISWEEFSVEFYKKYFPECFRTAKELELLQLKQGNMTVSEYTCNFEELCRFSNVCQGAPAAYEKWKCIKFEGGLREELLSHVGWWTKL